The Populus alba chromosome 4, ASM523922v2, whole genome shotgun sequence genome contains a region encoding:
- the LOC118038972 gene encoding uncharacterized protein isoform X1 has translation MKNIPLLLMGCGGVGRQLLQHIVSCRSLHAQQGVHLRVVGVCDSKALVFASDVITRELNDQTLSEVCRFKSNGSSLSALGDLGECIVNGNTESKRKVMDIAALLGKATGLAFVDCSASSETIRMLNQVVDMGCCVVLANKKPLTSTMEDYDKLVSYPRRIRHESTVGAGLPVIASLNRLLSSGDPVHRIIGSLSGTLGYVMSEVEDGKPFSEVVKVAKNLGFTEPDPRDDLSGMDVARKALILARLLGRRINLDSIKIESLYPDEMGPDAMSVEEFLGSGIVSLDNDVQERVKKASLKGNVLRYVCVIEGSSRCEVGIQELPKDSPLGRLRGSDNVLEIYSRCYKKQPLVIQGAGAGNDTTAAGVLADILDIQDLFP, from the exons ATGAAGAATATACCTCTGCTTTTGATGGGTTGTGGGGGCGTTGGTCGCCAACTCCTCCAACACATCGTGTCCTGCCGATCCCTCCATGCCCAACAG GGTGTTCATTTGAGAGTAGTTGGAGTTTGTGACAGTAAAGCGTTAGTTTTTGCATCTGACGTGATTACTAGAGAGTTAAATGATCAAACTTTATCGGAAGTTTGCCGGTTTAAGTCGAATGGTTCATCTCTTTCAGCTCTAGGTGATCTGG GTGAATGCATAGTAAATGGGAATACGGAATCCAAGAGGAAAGTTATGGACATTGCAGCTCTTCTCGGGAAGGCAACAG GTTTGGCTTTTGTGGATTGTTCTGCAAGTTCTGAGACTATTAGAATGCTAAATCAAGTTGTTGATATGGGATGCTGCGTTGTTCTGGCAAATAAGAAGCCTCTTACTTCTACAATG GAAGATTATGACAAATTGGTCTCTTATCCGCGTCGTATCCGGCACGAGTCAACT GTCGGTGCTGGCCTTCCTGTCATAGCATCCTTAAATCGATTACTTTCATCAGGAGACCCTGTCCATCGTATTATTGGGAGTTTGAGCGGTAC ATTGGGATATGTTATGAGTGAGGTTGAGGATGGAAAGCCATTTAGTGAAGTTGTTAAAGTTGCCAAAAATCTTGGATTCACTGAACCAG ATCCACGTGATGACCTCAGTGGGATGGATGTTGCAAGGAAG GCTTTGATTCTGGCTCGACTTCTTGGGAGAAGGATTAACTTGGATAGCATTAAA ATTGAGAGTTTATACCCTGATGAAATGGGACCTGATGCAATGTCTGTTGAGGAATTTTTGGGTAGTGGTATTGTATCACTTGACAATGATGTTCAAGAAAGAGTTAAAAAGGCTTCATTGAAGGGCAACGTGCTTCGTTATGTCTGTGTAATTGAAGGATCAAG CAGGTGTGAAGTTGGTATTCAAGAGCTCCCCAAGGATTCTCCTTTGGGTAGATTGAGGGGCAGTGACAACGTG TTGGAGATATACAGCCGATGTTACAAGAAACAACCTTTGGTTATTCAAGGCGCTGGAGCTGGCAATGATACCACAGCAGCTGGTGTGCTTGCTGATATCCTGGATATTCAGGATTTATTTCCTTGA
- the LOC118038972 gene encoding uncharacterized protein isoform X2 has translation MKNIPLLLMGCGGVGRQLLQHIVSCRSLHAQQGVHLRVVGVCDSKALVFASDVITRELNDQTLSEVCRFKSNGSSLSALGDLGECIVNGNTESKRKVMDIAALLGKATGLAFVDCSASSETIRMLNQVVDMGCCVVLANKKPLTSTMEDYDKLVSYPRRIRHESTVGAGLPVIASLNRLLSSGDPVHRIIGSLSGTLGYVMSEVEDGKPFSEVVKVAKNLGFTEPDPRDDLSGMDVARKALILARLLGRRINLDSIKIESLYPDEMGPDAMSVEEFLGSGIVSLDNDVQERVKKASLKGNVLRYVCVIEGSRCEVGIQELPKDSPLGRLRGSDNVLEIYSRCYKKQPLVIQGAGAGNDTTAAGVLADILDIQDLFP, from the exons ATGAAGAATATACCTCTGCTTTTGATGGGTTGTGGGGGCGTTGGTCGCCAACTCCTCCAACACATCGTGTCCTGCCGATCCCTCCATGCCCAACAG GGTGTTCATTTGAGAGTAGTTGGAGTTTGTGACAGTAAAGCGTTAGTTTTTGCATCTGACGTGATTACTAGAGAGTTAAATGATCAAACTTTATCGGAAGTTTGCCGGTTTAAGTCGAATGGTTCATCTCTTTCAGCTCTAGGTGATCTGG GTGAATGCATAGTAAATGGGAATACGGAATCCAAGAGGAAAGTTATGGACATTGCAGCTCTTCTCGGGAAGGCAACAG GTTTGGCTTTTGTGGATTGTTCTGCAAGTTCTGAGACTATTAGAATGCTAAATCAAGTTGTTGATATGGGATGCTGCGTTGTTCTGGCAAATAAGAAGCCTCTTACTTCTACAATG GAAGATTATGACAAATTGGTCTCTTATCCGCGTCGTATCCGGCACGAGTCAACT GTCGGTGCTGGCCTTCCTGTCATAGCATCCTTAAATCGATTACTTTCATCAGGAGACCCTGTCCATCGTATTATTGGGAGTTTGAGCGGTAC ATTGGGATATGTTATGAGTGAGGTTGAGGATGGAAAGCCATTTAGTGAAGTTGTTAAAGTTGCCAAAAATCTTGGATTCACTGAACCAG ATCCACGTGATGACCTCAGTGGGATGGATGTTGCAAGGAAG GCTTTGATTCTGGCTCGACTTCTTGGGAGAAGGATTAACTTGGATAGCATTAAA ATTGAGAGTTTATACCCTGATGAAATGGGACCTGATGCAATGTCTGTTGAGGAATTTTTGGGTAGTGGTATTGTATCACTTGACAATGATGTTCAAGAAAGAGTTAAAAAGGCTTCATTGAAGGGCAACGTGCTTCGTTATGTCTGTGTAATTGAAGGATCAAG GTGTGAAGTTGGTATTCAAGAGCTCCCCAAGGATTCTCCTTTGGGTAGATTGAGGGGCAGTGACAACGTG TTGGAGATATACAGCCGATGTTACAAGAAACAACCTTTGGTTATTCAAGGCGCTGGAGCTGGCAATGATACCACAGCAGCTGGTGTGCTTGCTGATATCCTGGATATTCAGGATTTATTTCCTTGA
- the LOC118038971 gene encoding protein FAR1-RELATED SEQUENCE 3 isoform X2: MDVHVIDGEEGMSHRGVAYDGDSEPNDSGEANNGEHDEDGAAELHEPCVGMEFDSENAAKTVYDEYARRLGFSTNVAHFTRPKTDGAMAAREFVCGREGLKRRSAYSCHAMLRIELKSPGKWVVTHFVKEHNHSTTSLRKVKYLRPRRHFAGAAKSVAETGQGVGVAPSGVGQAAAVVTSGVGQGVGVVPSGVMYLSMDGNHTPVAETNHGVRNTPPAEPNRVIKTSTTVNYIVRPNNQKRTLGRDAQNLLEYFKKMQAENPGFFYAIQLDDENRMANVFWADARSRTAYTHFGDAVTFDTNSRVNQYRVPFVPFTGLNHHGQAILFGCAILLDDSEASFVWLFKTFLTAMYDQQPASIITNRDRAIQKAVSQVFPDARHCNCKWHVLREGQEKLAHVCNAHPSFQLELYNCINLTETIEEFESSWRDILDKYDLRGHDWLQSLYDARAQWVPVYFRDSFFAVMSPNQGFDGSFFDSYVNQQTTLPMFFRQYERALDNWFERELEADFDTICTTPVLRTPSPMEKQAADLYTRKIFAKFQEELVETFVYTANEMVGDAAISTFRVAKFEDVQRAYIVSLNYPEMRANCSCQMFEYSGILCRHVLTVFTVTNVLTLPPHYILKRWTRNAKISTGMDDHEGDLPGQESLTLRYNNLCREAIKYAEEGAIAAETYNVAMVALREGGKRVAVVKKNVAKVSPPGTGNDDRKTSTSASDTTPLLWPPQDEVTRRFNLNDTSTPVQSVADLNLPRMAPVSLQRDDGPPGNMAVLPCLKSMTWVMENRSSTTGNRVAVINLKLQDYGKTPSTELEVKFQLSRVTLEPMLRSMAYISEQLSTPANRVAVINLKLQDTETTTGESEVKFQVSRDTLGAMLRSMAYIREQLSNSAEPQAEPPSKKHRK, from the exons ATGGATGTTCATGTGATCGATGGTGAAGAGGGGATGAGTCATCGTGGGGTGGCCTATGATGGAGATTCAGAACCAAATGATAGTGGAGAAGCGAATAACGGGGAGCATGACGAGGATGGGGCTGCTGAGCTGCATGAGCCGTGTGTGGGCATGGAATTTGATTCAGAGAATGCTGCAAAGACTGTATATGATGAGTATGCTAGACGCCTAGGTTTTAGCACCAATGTTGCTCATTTTACCCGTCCTAAAACCGATGGGGCGATGGCTGCTAGAGAGTTTGTATGTGGTAGGGAGGGTTTGAAGAGAAGGTCTGCTTATAGTTGTCATGCCATGCTTAGAATAGAGTTGAAGAGTCCAGGAAAATGGGTTGTGACGCACTTTGTAAAGGAGCATAACCATTCAACTACTAGTCTCAGGAAAGTGAAATACCTTCGGCCCCGCAGGCATTTTGCTGGTGCTGCAAAGAGTGTTGCTGAAACTGGGCAAGGAGTGGGAGTTGCTCCAAGTGGTGTTGGCCAAGCAGCAGCAGTTGTTACTAGTGGTGTTGGCCAAGGAGTGGGAGTTGTTCCAAGTGGTGTAATGTATCTTTCAATGGATGGAAACCACACACCTGTAGCAGAGACAAACCATGGAGTCAGGAATACTCCTCCTGCTGAACCAAATCGTGTTATTAAGACGTCTACAACAGTGAATTATATTGTTAGGCCCAATAACCAAAAGAGGACTCTAGGAAGGGATGCTCAGAATCTGCTGGAGTATTTCAAGAAAATGCAGGCTGAGAATCCTGGTTTCTTTTATGCAATACAACTCGACGATGAAAATCGCATGGCTAATGTTTTTTGGGCCGATGCAAGGTCAAGAACTGCTTATACTCATTTTGGTGATGCAGTTACATTTGACACAAATTCTCGAGTAAATCAATATAGGGTGCCATTTGTCCCATTCACAGGTTTGAACCATCATGGTCAAGCAATTTTATTTGGCTGTGCAATACTTCTTGATGATTCTGAAGCTTCTTTTGTTTGGTTGTTCAAGACATTTCTAACAGCAATGTATGATCAACAGCCTGCTTCTATAATCACCAACCGAGACAGGGCCATACAGAAAGCAGTTTCTCAGGTGTTTCCTGATGCCCGGCACTGTAATTGTAAATGGCATGTTTTAAGAGAAGGCCAAGAAAAATTGGCTCATGTATGTAATGCACATCCCAGTTTTCAATTGGAACTGTATAATTGTATCAACTTGACTGAAACTATTGAGGAGTTTGAATCATCATGGAGGGATATTCTTGACAAATATGATCTGAGAGGACATGACTGGCTTCAATCGTTGTATGATGCTCGTGCTCAATGGGTTCCAGTGTACTTCCGGGATTCCTTTTTTGCTGTAATGTCTCCGAATCAAGGATTTGATGGTTCTTTTTTTGATAGTTATGTGAACCAACAGACCACGTTGCCAATGTTCTTTAGACAGTATGAAAGAGCATTGGATAATTGGTTTGAAAGGGAGCTAGAAGCAGATTTTGATACAATTTGCACCACACCAGTTTTGAGGACGCCATCTCCTATGGAGAAACAAGCAGCAGATCTTTATACGAGAAAAATATTTGCAAAATTTCAAGAAGAGTTGGTTGAAACTTTTGTATATACTGCTAACGAGATGGTGGGTGATGCTGCTATCAGCACATTCAGGGTTGCAAAATTTGAGGATGTCCAAAGGGCCTACATTGTTTCGTTAAACTATCCGGAAATGAGAGCAAACTGCAGCTGCCAAATGTTTGAGTATTCAGGCATTCTTTGTAGACATGTTTTGACAGTCTTCACAGTGACAAATGTTCTGACATTGCCACCTCATTACATCTTAAAACGATGGACGAGAAATGCTAAAATCAGTACAGGAATGGATGACCATGAGGGTGATTTGCCTGGCCAGGAGTCTCTTACTTTGCGATACAACAATCTATGTCGAGAAGCAATAAAATATGCAGAAGAAGGGGCAATAGCTGCAGAGACTTATAATGTTGCAATGGTTGCTCTTAGAGAAGGTGGAAAGAGGGTTGCTGTTGTGAAGAAAAATGTGGCCAAAGTTTCACCTCCTGGGACTGGTAATGATGATAGGAAGACCTCAACTTCAGCATCAGATACAACTCCATTGTTATGGCCACCGCAAGATGAAGTTACCCGACGATTTAATCTGAATGATACTAGCACTCCAGTTCAATCTGTTGCTGATTTGAATCTTCCCCGCATGGCCCCTGTGTCCCTTCAGCGTGATGATGGTCCTCCTGGTAACATG GCAGTCCTTCCTTGTCTCAAATCAATGACTTGGGTGATGGAAAACAGGAGTTCAACAACAGGGAATAGAGTTGCTGTCATCAACCTGAAG TTGCAAGATTATGGCAAGACTCCATCAACAGAATTGGAGGTCAAGTTTCAACTCTCAAGAGTTACATTGGAGCCGATGTTGAGGTCTATGGCATATATCAGTGAACAGCTCTCAACACCAGCTAACAGAGTTGCAGTTATTAATCTGAAG CTTCAAGACACTGAAACAACTACAGGAGAGTCAGAGGTTAAATTTCAGGTTTCCAGAGATACATTAGGTGCCATGTTGAGATCAATGGCCTACATTCGCGAGCAGCTTTCAAATTCT GCTGAGCCCCAAGCGGAGCCTCCATCAAAGAAGCATCGGAAGTGA
- the LOC118038971 gene encoding protein FAR1-RELATED SEQUENCE 3 isoform X1 codes for MDVHVIDGEEGMSHRGVAYDGDSEPNDSGEANNGEHDEDGAAELHEPCVGMEFDSENAAKTVYDEYARRLGFSTNVAHFTRPKTDGAMAAREFVCGREGLKRRSAYSCHAMLRIELKSPGKWVVTHFVKEHNHSTTSLRKVKYLRPRRHFAGAAKSVAETGQGVGVAPSGVGQAAAVVTSGVGQGVGVVPSGVMYLSMDGNHTPVAETNHGVRNTPPAEPNRVIKTSTTVNYIVRPNNQKRTLGRDAQNLLEYFKKMQAENPGFFYAIQLDDENRMANVFWADARSRTAYTHFGDAVTFDTNSRVNQYRVPFVPFTGLNHHGQAILFGCAILLDDSEASFVWLFKTFLTAMYDQQPASIITNRDRAIQKAVSQVFPDARHCNCKWHVLREGQEKLAHVCNAHPSFQLELYNCINLTETIEEFESSWRDILDKYDLRGHDWLQSLYDARAQWVPVYFRDSFFAVMSPNQGFDGSFFDSYVNQQTTLPMFFRQYERALDNWFERELEADFDTICTTPVLRTPSPMEKQAADLYTRKIFAKFQEELVETFVYTANEMVGDAAISTFRVAKFEDVQRAYIVSLNYPEMRANCSCQMFEYSGILCRHVLTVFTVTNVLTLPPHYILKRWTRNAKISTGMDDHEGDLPGQESLTLRYNNLCREAIKYAEEGAIAAETYNVAMVALREGGKRVAVVKKNVAKVSPPGTGNDDRKTSTSASDTTPLLWPPQDEVTRRFNLNDTSTPVQSVADLNLPRMAPVSLQRDDGPPGNMAVLPCLKSMTWVMENRSSTTGNRVAVINLKLQDYGKTPSTELEVKFQLSRVTLEPMLRSMAYISEQLSTPANRVAVINLKVSGPQANLSQGHSLNSELDNTRYPLFSKTCELKRRHFYACLRKVPMAMSLTWPFVI; via the exons ATGGATGTTCATGTGATCGATGGTGAAGAGGGGATGAGTCATCGTGGGGTGGCCTATGATGGAGATTCAGAACCAAATGATAGTGGAGAAGCGAATAACGGGGAGCATGACGAGGATGGGGCTGCTGAGCTGCATGAGCCGTGTGTGGGCATGGAATTTGATTCAGAGAATGCTGCAAAGACTGTATATGATGAGTATGCTAGACGCCTAGGTTTTAGCACCAATGTTGCTCATTTTACCCGTCCTAAAACCGATGGGGCGATGGCTGCTAGAGAGTTTGTATGTGGTAGGGAGGGTTTGAAGAGAAGGTCTGCTTATAGTTGTCATGCCATGCTTAGAATAGAGTTGAAGAGTCCAGGAAAATGGGTTGTGACGCACTTTGTAAAGGAGCATAACCATTCAACTACTAGTCTCAGGAAAGTGAAATACCTTCGGCCCCGCAGGCATTTTGCTGGTGCTGCAAAGAGTGTTGCTGAAACTGGGCAAGGAGTGGGAGTTGCTCCAAGTGGTGTTGGCCAAGCAGCAGCAGTTGTTACTAGTGGTGTTGGCCAAGGAGTGGGAGTTGTTCCAAGTGGTGTAATGTATCTTTCAATGGATGGAAACCACACACCTGTAGCAGAGACAAACCATGGAGTCAGGAATACTCCTCCTGCTGAACCAAATCGTGTTATTAAGACGTCTACAACAGTGAATTATATTGTTAGGCCCAATAACCAAAAGAGGACTCTAGGAAGGGATGCTCAGAATCTGCTGGAGTATTTCAAGAAAATGCAGGCTGAGAATCCTGGTTTCTTTTATGCAATACAACTCGACGATGAAAATCGCATGGCTAATGTTTTTTGGGCCGATGCAAGGTCAAGAACTGCTTATACTCATTTTGGTGATGCAGTTACATTTGACACAAATTCTCGAGTAAATCAATATAGGGTGCCATTTGTCCCATTCACAGGTTTGAACCATCATGGTCAAGCAATTTTATTTGGCTGTGCAATACTTCTTGATGATTCTGAAGCTTCTTTTGTTTGGTTGTTCAAGACATTTCTAACAGCAATGTATGATCAACAGCCTGCTTCTATAATCACCAACCGAGACAGGGCCATACAGAAAGCAGTTTCTCAGGTGTTTCCTGATGCCCGGCACTGTAATTGTAAATGGCATGTTTTAAGAGAAGGCCAAGAAAAATTGGCTCATGTATGTAATGCACATCCCAGTTTTCAATTGGAACTGTATAATTGTATCAACTTGACTGAAACTATTGAGGAGTTTGAATCATCATGGAGGGATATTCTTGACAAATATGATCTGAGAGGACATGACTGGCTTCAATCGTTGTATGATGCTCGTGCTCAATGGGTTCCAGTGTACTTCCGGGATTCCTTTTTTGCTGTAATGTCTCCGAATCAAGGATTTGATGGTTCTTTTTTTGATAGTTATGTGAACCAACAGACCACGTTGCCAATGTTCTTTAGACAGTATGAAAGAGCATTGGATAATTGGTTTGAAAGGGAGCTAGAAGCAGATTTTGATACAATTTGCACCACACCAGTTTTGAGGACGCCATCTCCTATGGAGAAACAAGCAGCAGATCTTTATACGAGAAAAATATTTGCAAAATTTCAAGAAGAGTTGGTTGAAACTTTTGTATATACTGCTAACGAGATGGTGGGTGATGCTGCTATCAGCACATTCAGGGTTGCAAAATTTGAGGATGTCCAAAGGGCCTACATTGTTTCGTTAAACTATCCGGAAATGAGAGCAAACTGCAGCTGCCAAATGTTTGAGTATTCAGGCATTCTTTGTAGACATGTTTTGACAGTCTTCACAGTGACAAATGTTCTGACATTGCCACCTCATTACATCTTAAAACGATGGACGAGAAATGCTAAAATCAGTACAGGAATGGATGACCATGAGGGTGATTTGCCTGGCCAGGAGTCTCTTACTTTGCGATACAACAATCTATGTCGAGAAGCAATAAAATATGCAGAAGAAGGGGCAATAGCTGCAGAGACTTATAATGTTGCAATGGTTGCTCTTAGAGAAGGTGGAAAGAGGGTTGCTGTTGTGAAGAAAAATGTGGCCAAAGTTTCACCTCCTGGGACTGGTAATGATGATAGGAAGACCTCAACTTCAGCATCAGATACAACTCCATTGTTATGGCCACCGCAAGATGAAGTTACCCGACGATTTAATCTGAATGATACTAGCACTCCAGTTCAATCTGTTGCTGATTTGAATCTTCCCCGCATGGCCCCTGTGTCCCTTCAGCGTGATGATGGTCCTCCTGGTAACATG GCAGTCCTTCCTTGTCTCAAATCAATGACTTGGGTGATGGAAAACAGGAGTTCAACAACAGGGAATAGAGTTGCTGTCATCAACCTGAAG TTGCAAGATTATGGCAAGACTCCATCAACAGAATTGGAGGTCAAGTTTCAACTCTCAAGAGTTACATTGGAGCCGATGTTGAGGTCTATGGCATATATCAGTGAACAGCTCTCAACACCAGCTAACAGAGTTGCAGTTATTAATCTGAAG GTCTCAGGACCTCAAGCCAATCTCAGCCAAGGGCATAGTCTGAACTCTGAATTGGAT AATACACGCTATCCCCTCTTTTCCAAAACATGTGAACTGAAGAGACGCCATTTTTATGCATGCTTAAGAAAAGTGCCAATGGCTATGTCTCTAACTTGGCCCTTCGTAATTTAA
- the LOC118038970 gene encoding serrate RNA effector molecule yields the protein MAEVINMPVDSLDRRGGSGGGGGGRDKKDKPNTDDQSSPPPPPQPQRRRERDSRERREDFDRPLNRRGGEYHDRNRSPPPPQREREKEYKRRSSTSPPPPLPYRDRRHSPPQRRSPPYKRSRREDGGYDARRGSPRVGFGGGDRRFGYDYGGGYEREMGGRPGYGEERPHGRYMGRGGGYQGGPSDWESGRGGHGDASNTVSAQREGLMSYKQFIQELEDDILPSEAERRYQEYKSEYISTQKRVFFEAHKDEEWLKDKYHPTNLVAVIERRNELARKVAKDFLLDLQSGTLDLGPGVNPSSSTKSGQASDLNSDDEAEAGGKRRRYGRPAAKDADLLSAAPKAHPVSSEPKRIQVDIEQAQALVCKLDSEKGVEDNILSGSDNEKMSREKSHGSSTGPVIIIRGLTSVKGLEGVELLDTLITYLWRVHGLDYYGMIETNEARGLRHVRAEGKSSDSSNSGTEWEKKLDLRWQERLRGQDPLEEMTAKEKIDAAAVEGLDPYVRKIRDEKYGWKYGCGAKGCTKLFHASEFVHKHLKLKHPELVIDLTAKVREELYFQNYLNDPDAPGGTPVMQQSLLKDKPQRRKLGPENRLKDERGNRRERENRANGNERFDRSENPQSGDFQSNDGPDGGNGDETMFDTFGGQGIRVPPPFPSDIAPPPVLMPVPGAGPLGPFVPAPPEVAMRMFRDQGGPPPFESGGRNARPGPQIGGPAPILLSPAFRQDPRRIRSYQDLDVPEDEVTVIDYRSL from the exons ATGGCTGAAGTCATTAACATGCCGGTCGATTCCCTTGACCGTCGCGGCGGGAGTGGTGGCGGAGGAGGAGGACGCGACAAGAAGGATAAACCAAACACCGACGATCAATCATCTCCTCCACCACCTCCTCAGCCTCAACGACGCCGTGAGAGAGACTCAAGAGAGAGACGCGAAGACTTCGATAGACCACTGAATCGACGCGGAGGCGAGTACCATGATAGGAATCGGTCTCCGCCACCTCCGCAACGAGAGAGGGAAAAGGAGTATAAGAGGAGGAGTAGTACGAGTCCTCCACCTCCATTGCCGTATAGAGATAGGAGACATTCGCCGCCGCAGAGGAGGTCGCCCCCGTATAAACGGTCGAGGAGGGAGGATGGTGGGTATGATGCTAGGAGAGGAAGTCCTAGAGTTGGATTTGGAGGTGGTGATCGAAG GTTTGGATATGATTATGGTGGTGGATACGAGCGTGAGATGGGAGGGAGGCCAGGGTATGGTGAAGAAAGGCCTCATGGCCGATACATGGGTCGTGGAGGTGGATATCAAGGTGGTCCTTCAG ATTGGGAATCGGGGCGTGGTGGTCATGGTGATGCTTCCAACACTGTGTCTGCTCAAAG AGAGGGCTTGATGTCATACAAGCAATTCATCCAGGAGCTTGAAGATGATATACTGCCATCTGAAGCTGAGCGCAG ATATCAAGAATACAAGTCAGAGTATATTTCAACTCAGAAACGGGTTTTCTTTGAGGCTCATAAAGATGAGGAATG GTTGAAAGACAAGTATCATCCAACCAATTTGGTTGCAGTCATTGAAAG GAGGAATGAACTTGCACGGAAGGTTGCAAAAGATTTTTTGCTGGATTTGCAGAGTGGAACATTGGACTT AGGTCCTGGTGTGAATCCATCATCGTCAACTAAATCAGGGCAGGCAAGTGATCTAAATTCTGATGATGAGGCAGAGGCTGGTGGCAAAAGGAGGAGGTACGGTCGGCCAGCAGCTAAAGACGCTGATCTTCTTTCAGCTGCTCCAAAGGCTCATCCAGTGAGTTCTGAACCCAAGAGAATCCAAGTTGACATTGAACAAGCACAGGCCCTTGTATGCAAACTTGACTCTGAAAAAGGTGTTGAAGACAATATTCTAAGTGGGTCTGATAATGAAAAAATGAGTAGAGAGAAATCCCATGGGAGCTCCACCGGCCCAGTTATCATCATACGCGGCTTAACCTCAGTCAAGGGCCTTGAAGGTGTTGAACTACTGGATACGCTTATAACCTATCTGTGGCGAGTCCATGGTTTGGATTATTATGGAATGATCGAAACAAATGAAGCTAGGGGTCTTAGGCACGTGAGAGCTGAGGGAAAGAGTTCTGATTCAAGCAACAGTGGAACTGAATGGGAAAAGAAACTTGATCTGCGCTGGCAAGAGAGATTGAGGGGTCAAGATCCTCTAGAAGAAATGACTGCTAAGGAGAAGATAGATGCCGCTGCTGTTGAAGGTTTGGATCCATATGTCCGGAAGATTAGAGATGAAAAGTATGGGTGGAAGTATGGTTGTGGAGCCAAGGGTTGCACAAAGCTCTTCCATGCTTCTGAGTTTGTGCACAAGCATCTCAAGCTGAAACACCCTGAACTAGTGATCGACCTGACTGCCAAAGTGCGGGAAGAGCTGTATTTTCAGAACTATTTGAA tgATCCAGATGCACCTGGTGGCACACCTGTTATGCAGCAGTCCTTACTG AAGGATAAGCCACAAAGGCGCAAGCTTGGTCCAGAAAATCGATTGAAGGATGAACGTGGCAACCGTAGAGAACGTGAAAATAGAGCAAATGGTAACGAAAGATTTGATAGGTCTGAAAATCCACAGTCAGGTGACTTCCAATCTAATGATGGTCCTGATGGAGGAAATGGTGATGAAACAATGTTTGATACTTTCGGAGGACAGGGCATCCGTGTACCTCCTCCTTTCCCCTCAGATATAGCTCCTCCACCAGTTTTGATGCCTGTTCCCGGAGCTGG TCCACTGGGGCCTTTTGTTCCTGCCCCACCTGAAGTGGCAATGCGCATGTTTAGAGATCAGGGCGGTCCTCCTCCATTTGAAAGTGGAGGTAGAAATGCAAGGCCTGGGCCCCAGATAGGTGGGCCAGCCCCTATTCTTCTATCGCCAGCCTTCCGACAGGATCCCCGACGTATACGCAG CTATCAAGACCTAGATGTGCCAGAGGATGAAGTCACTGTTATAGATTACAGGAGTTTGTAG
- the LOC118038969 gene encoding large ribosomal subunit protein eL30: protein MVAAKKTKKTHESINNRLALVMKSGKYTLGYKTVLKSLRNSKGKLIIISNNCPPLRKSEIEYYAMLAKVGVHHYNGNNVDLGTACGKYFRVCCLSIIDPGDSDIIKSVPGDH, encoded by the exons ATGGTGGCCGCCAAGAAAACT AAGAAGACTCATGAGTCTATCAACAACAGACTAGCTCTTGTGATGAAGAGTGGAAAATACACTCTAGGGTACAAGACCGTGCTTAAATCTCTCAGAAACTCAAAGG GGAAGCTTATAATCATCTCCAACAATTGCCCTCCTCTGAGAAAATCTGAGATTGAGTATTATGCTATGTTGGCGAAGGTTGGAGTTCACCACTACAACGGAA ATAATGTCGACTTGGGCACTGCTTGTGGTAAATATTTCAGAGTGTGCTGCCTCAGTATTATTGATCCAG GTGATTCCGATATCATTAAGAGCGTGCCAGGTGATCACTGA